A window of Cryptomeria japonica chromosome 3, Sugi_1.0, whole genome shotgun sequence contains these coding sequences:
- the LOC131058359 gene encoding putative 12-oxophytodienoate reductase 11 isoform X1, translated as MSVECSNIAALLVDTGTGMAQRLIHLMTPYQMGSFTLSHRVVLAPLTRQRSYDYMPQPHAITYYTQRTTPGGLLISEAAVISETGLGSPRMPGIWTKEHVEAWKPIVSAVHDKGGIFFCQIFHTGRYSHVDYQPNGQPPISSSTKRMPGEIVLANGKDVAKASVPRALETEEIPHIVADFRNAARNAIDAGFDGVEIHGAHGYLVDQFLKDSVNDRTDRYGGNLENRCRFALEIVEAVVDEIGAERVGIRLSPFSDYFDAYDSNPQALGVYMAEALNKYNILYAHIVEARFEKGVGMDESLFPMRKAFKNTFMVAGGYDGKEGNKAVSSGKADLVAYGRFFISNPDLPKRFKLNVPLNGYDRSTFYHPDPVVGYTDYPFLEF; from the exons ATGAGTGTGGAATGTTCCAATATAG CCGCGCTTTTGGTTGACACAGGCACAGGTATGGCTCAACGGCTCATTCACCTGATGACGCCCTACCAGATGGGTTCATTTACTTTGTCTCACAG AGTGGTTTTAGCCCCCTTAACAAGGCAAAGATCATACGATTACATGCCTCAACCACATGCCATCACTTATTACACTCAGAGAACAACTCCAGGTGGCCTATTGATCTCAGAAGCAGCTGTTATTTCTGAAACAGGATTAGG GTCTCCACGGATGCCTGGAATATGGACGAAGGAGCACGTTGAAGCGTGGAAGCCCATCGTCAGTGCCGTCCATGATAAAGGAGGCATTTTCTTCTGTCAAATATTTCATACTGGAAGATATTCCCATGTTG ATTATCAGCCTAATGGCCAGCCCCCAATTTCATCCTCAACCAAGAGGATGCCCGGTGAAATCGTTTTAGCAAATGGTAAAGATGTGGCGAAGGCATCGGTTCCGCGTGCCCTAGAAACAGAGGAAATTCCGCATATTGTTGCAGATTTTCGCAATGCTGCAAGAAATGCCATAGACGCAG GGTTTGACGGCGTTGAAATCCATGGAGCTCATGGATACCTTGTGGACCAGTTCTTGAAAGACAGTGTAAACGACAGGACTGATCGCTATGGCGGAAATCTGGAGAATCGTTGCAGATTTGCTCTTGAAATTGTGGAAGCAGTGGTGGATGAAATTGGAGCAGAACGCGTGGGAATTCGGCTTTCCCCTTTTTCAGACTATTTTGACGCCTACGACTCAAATCCACAGGCCCTGGGAGTTTACATGGCTGAGGCCTTGAATAAATACAATATTTTGTATGCTCACATTGTAGAGGCAAGGTTTGAAAAGGGAGTTGGAATGGATGAGAGCCTGTTTCCCATGAGGAAAGCTTTCAAGAATACATTCATGGTAGCAGGAGGTTATGATGGTAAGGAAGGGAATAAAGCTGTTTCAAGTGGCAAGGCGGATCTGGTAGCTTATGGCAGGTTTTTTATATCTAATCCAGACCTTCCAAAGAGATTTAAGTTGAATGTGCCCCTAAATGGCTATGACAGAAGCACATTTTATCATCCTGATCCAGTGGTTGGCTACACAGACTATCCATTTCTGGAATTTTGA
- the LOC131058359 gene encoding 12-oxophytodienoate reductase 1 isoform X3: protein MAQRLIHLMTPYQMGSFTLSHRVVLAPLTRQRSYDYMPQPHAITYYTQRTTPGGLLISEAAVISETGLGSPRMPGIWTKEHVEAWKPIVSAVHDKGGIFFCQIFHTGRYSHVDYQPNGQPPISSSTKRMPGEIVLANGKDVAKASVPRALETEEIPHIVADFRNAARNAIDAGFDGVEIHGAHGYLVDQFLKDSVNDRTDRYGGNLENRCRFALEIVEAVVDEIGAERVGIRLSPFSDYFDAYDSNPQALGVYMAEALNKYNILYAHIVEARFEKGVGMDESLFPMRKAFKNTFMVAGGYDGKEGNKAVSSGKADLVAYGRFFISNPDLPKRFKLNVPLNGYDRSTFYHPDPVVGYTDYPFLEF from the exons ATGGCTCAACGGCTCATTCACCTGATGACGCCCTACCAGATGGGTTCATTTACTTTGTCTCACAG AGTGGTTTTAGCCCCCTTAACAAGGCAAAGATCATACGATTACATGCCTCAACCACATGCCATCACTTATTACACTCAGAGAACAACTCCAGGTGGCCTATTGATCTCAGAAGCAGCTGTTATTTCTGAAACAGGATTAGG GTCTCCACGGATGCCTGGAATATGGACGAAGGAGCACGTTGAAGCGTGGAAGCCCATCGTCAGTGCCGTCCATGATAAAGGAGGCATTTTCTTCTGTCAAATATTTCATACTGGAAGATATTCCCATGTTG ATTATCAGCCTAATGGCCAGCCCCCAATTTCATCCTCAACCAAGAGGATGCCCGGTGAAATCGTTTTAGCAAATGGTAAAGATGTGGCGAAGGCATCGGTTCCGCGTGCCCTAGAAACAGAGGAAATTCCGCATATTGTTGCAGATTTTCGCAATGCTGCAAGAAATGCCATAGACGCAG GGTTTGACGGCGTTGAAATCCATGGAGCTCATGGATACCTTGTGGACCAGTTCTTGAAAGACAGTGTAAACGACAGGACTGATCGCTATGGCGGAAATCTGGAGAATCGTTGCAGATTTGCTCTTGAAATTGTGGAAGCAGTGGTGGATGAAATTGGAGCAGAACGCGTGGGAATTCGGCTTTCCCCTTTTTCAGACTATTTTGACGCCTACGACTCAAATCCACAGGCCCTGGGAGTTTACATGGCTGAGGCCTTGAATAAATACAATATTTTGTATGCTCACATTGTAGAGGCAAGGTTTGAAAAGGGAGTTGGAATGGATGAGAGCCTGTTTCCCATGAGGAAAGCTTTCAAGAATACATTCATGGTAGCAGGAGGTTATGATGGTAAGGAAGGGAATAAAGCTGTTTCAAGTGGCAAGGCGGATCTGGTAGCTTATGGCAGGTTTTTTATATCTAATCCAGACCTTCCAAAGAGATTTAAGTTGAATGTGCCCCTAAATGGCTATGACAGAAGCACATTTTATCATCCTGATCCAGTGGTTGGCTACACAGACTATCCATTTCTGGAATTTTGA
- the LOC131058359 gene encoding putative 12-oxophytodienoate reductase 11 isoform X2, which produces MSVECSNIGTGMAQRLIHLMTPYQMGSFTLSHRVVLAPLTRQRSYDYMPQPHAITYYTQRTTPGGLLISEAAVISETGLGSPRMPGIWTKEHVEAWKPIVSAVHDKGGIFFCQIFHTGRYSHVDYQPNGQPPISSSTKRMPGEIVLANGKDVAKASVPRALETEEIPHIVADFRNAARNAIDAGFDGVEIHGAHGYLVDQFLKDSVNDRTDRYGGNLENRCRFALEIVEAVVDEIGAERVGIRLSPFSDYFDAYDSNPQALGVYMAEALNKYNILYAHIVEARFEKGVGMDESLFPMRKAFKNTFMVAGGYDGKEGNKAVSSGKADLVAYGRFFISNPDLPKRFKLNVPLNGYDRSTFYHPDPVVGYTDYPFLEF; this is translated from the exons ATGAGTGTGGAATGTTCCAATATAG GCACAGGTATGGCTCAACGGCTCATTCACCTGATGACGCCCTACCAGATGGGTTCATTTACTTTGTCTCACAG AGTGGTTTTAGCCCCCTTAACAAGGCAAAGATCATACGATTACATGCCTCAACCACATGCCATCACTTATTACACTCAGAGAACAACTCCAGGTGGCCTATTGATCTCAGAAGCAGCTGTTATTTCTGAAACAGGATTAGG GTCTCCACGGATGCCTGGAATATGGACGAAGGAGCACGTTGAAGCGTGGAAGCCCATCGTCAGTGCCGTCCATGATAAAGGAGGCATTTTCTTCTGTCAAATATTTCATACTGGAAGATATTCCCATGTTG ATTATCAGCCTAATGGCCAGCCCCCAATTTCATCCTCAACCAAGAGGATGCCCGGTGAAATCGTTTTAGCAAATGGTAAAGATGTGGCGAAGGCATCGGTTCCGCGTGCCCTAGAAACAGAGGAAATTCCGCATATTGTTGCAGATTTTCGCAATGCTGCAAGAAATGCCATAGACGCAG GGTTTGACGGCGTTGAAATCCATGGAGCTCATGGATACCTTGTGGACCAGTTCTTGAAAGACAGTGTAAACGACAGGACTGATCGCTATGGCGGAAATCTGGAGAATCGTTGCAGATTTGCTCTTGAAATTGTGGAAGCAGTGGTGGATGAAATTGGAGCAGAACGCGTGGGAATTCGGCTTTCCCCTTTTTCAGACTATTTTGACGCCTACGACTCAAATCCACAGGCCCTGGGAGTTTACATGGCTGAGGCCTTGAATAAATACAATATTTTGTATGCTCACATTGTAGAGGCAAGGTTTGAAAAGGGAGTTGGAATGGATGAGAGCCTGTTTCCCATGAGGAAAGCTTTCAAGAATACATTCATGGTAGCAGGAGGTTATGATGGTAAGGAAGGGAATAAAGCTGTTTCAAGTGGCAAGGCGGATCTGGTAGCTTATGGCAGGTTTTTTATATCTAATCCAGACCTTCCAAAGAGATTTAAGTTGAATGTGCCCCTAAATGGCTATGACAGAAGCACATTTTATCATCCTGATCCAGTGGTTGGCTACACAGACTATCCATTTCTGGAATTTTGA